The Pseudoalteromonas spongiae UST010723-006 genome window below encodes:
- a CDS encoding MBL fold metallo-hydrolase, whose product MSSRYKLTICALISLLAGCASNKITTINNLNADGASLKQGRYINRYPGNKTYPYSCDENCYPPTDDIHCESDMEHCQYRGKNPKLTTHSGYQIHWLGHASFEIKTPSGKRFLFDPVFDEFDWPVNWAFQMANGFERQSPKSKVQNLSDVDAVLYSHLHYDHFNKHDIALIGNKPKYLVPLNFAKHFDRNHYTIHEMDWFTTHLVAQTKVHFVPAHHFNSRIWVPFLYNDDNQALWGGWVLEENGKTLFFAGDTGYSDHFKDIQRQYGDIDVCLLPIASYFHQEHETWYRYVHTRPEDAIVAANDLNCKVTIPWGYGNASWQMGDHSSHSALFRLLHNLKIIESDSQFYIMNEGERLSL is encoded by the coding sequence ATGAGTTCTAGGTATAAATTAACGATCTGCGCTCTGATTTCGCTGCTCGCAGGTTGTGCATCAAACAAGATCACAACAATAAATAACCTTAACGCAGACGGAGCAAGCCTAAAGCAAGGGCGCTATATCAATCGCTACCCCGGTAATAAAACATACCCCTATAGCTGTGATGAAAATTGCTACCCTCCTACTGACGATATTCACTGCGAAAGTGATATGGAGCACTGCCAATACAGAGGTAAAAACCCAAAACTAACAACACACTCAGGCTATCAAATTCACTGGCTTGGTCATGCAAGCTTTGAAATTAAAACGCCATCCGGCAAGCGATTTTTATTTGATCCGGTATTTGATGAATTTGATTGGCCTGTAAATTGGGCGTTTCAGATGGCGAATGGCTTTGAGCGTCAATCACCCAAAAGCAAAGTGCAAAACCTAAGCGATGTCGACGCAGTGTTATATTCCCACTTACATTATGATCATTTTAATAAGCACGATATTGCGTTAATTGGCAACAAACCAAAATATTTGGTGCCGCTAAATTTTGCCAAGCACTTTGACCGCAACCACTACACCATTCACGAAATGGATTGGTTTACAACGCATCTCGTTGCACAAACCAAAGTCCACTTTGTGCCTGCTCATCATTTTAATAGTCGAATTTGGGTGCCCTTTTTATACAATGACGATAATCAGGCACTGTGGGGCGGTTGGGTATTAGAAGAAAACGGCAAAACTTTATTTTTTGCCGGCGACACAGGTTATTCAGATCATTTTAAAGATATTCAACGTCAATATGGAGATATCGACGTGTGCTTACTACCAATCGCATCTTACTTTCACCAAGAGCACGAAACTTGGTATCGCTATGTACACACACGACCAGAAGACGCTATTGTGGCGGCAAACGATCTTAACTGCAAAGTAACCATTCCTTGGGGTTATGGCAATGCTAGTTGGCAAATGGGCGATCACAGTTCTCACTCCGCACTTTTTAGGCTGTTACACAACTTGAAAATCATTGAATCAGACAGTCAGTTTTATATTATGAACGAAGGCGAAAGGCTGTCCTTGTAA
- a CDS encoding sensor domain-containing diguanylate cyclase, with the protein MPLAAMLVFLLLFFSFSANAQITVNQDPIALTQFDTHYYIDESRTHSIADIQNAPFSSATNRLTLGTNAKTTWVRFALHNSSAVKKQLFLHVPEAYHTEQLTLYLISDSNTQIRHSIDLENNQAHEMLYGGTAVFPLILSPNERYQVYLKSDVFSHQWFTLAIYDETQSKHALVSENYDIAIMVGMLLALMFYNVILFLSSRKKENIFYALYLVSGTTWIALSYGFLATLFGIYGKSMMHLHLSLLTMPSFLILFMISIFETKRLYPTEHKALMFVLLLLVSDLVFGVFDIIAALKPASTLAAIMIVVTLSVSLSILKKGNPLAKYFLFGHGLFFTFNLLAIGYYKGLLPNTYVTSHGVGIGIMLESFMLAFIISYRIRVLERIEKQQAALQVQANTDPLTQLYNRRYFDQATEAVLTDDTRTRPVCIAIADIDFFKKFNDKYGHQVGDEVLVVFADILQKFTPDNAIVARLGGEEFIIALPNHSESQAFALIDKVRKQIESTIISSHTHDALSITASFGVCEIESLLKPAIINADKALYRAKENGRNQVMPFSTLSEPRLSLQTQ; encoded by the coding sequence ATGCCTTTAGCTGCCATGTTGGTATTTTTACTATTATTTTTTAGTTTTTCAGCAAATGCCCAAATTACAGTAAACCAAGATCCAATTGCATTAACGCAATTTGATACGCATTATTATATTGATGAATCTCGTACACATAGTATCGCTGATATTCAAAATGCGCCGTTTTCCAGTGCAACCAACCGACTTACCCTAGGTACAAATGCAAAAACAACTTGGGTTCGATTTGCTTTGCACAACTCCTCGGCTGTAAAAAAACAACTGTTTTTGCATGTGCCAGAGGCTTACCACACCGAGCAGTTAACCCTTTATCTAATTAGTGACAGCAACACACAAATACGCCATTCGATTGACCTAGAAAACAATCAAGCTCATGAAATGTTATATGGTGGAACCGCAGTGTTTCCTTTAATACTTTCGCCTAACGAACGGTATCAGGTTTACTTAAAAAGTGATGTATTTTCACACCAATGGTTTACGCTTGCCATATACGATGAAACACAATCTAAACATGCCCTTGTAAGCGAAAATTATGATATTGCCATCATGGTCGGCATGCTGTTGGCGCTGATGTTTTACAACGTCATATTGTTTTTATCATCACGTAAAAAAGAAAATATTTTCTATGCGCTGTATTTAGTCTCGGGTACAACGTGGATTGCCCTTTCCTATGGTTTTTTAGCAACCTTATTTGGCATTTACGGCAAATCCATGATGCATCTACACCTTTCGCTACTTACCATGCCAAGCTTTCTGATCCTATTTATGATCAGTATTTTTGAAACCAAACGCCTATACCCGACTGAGCACAAAGCACTTATGTTTGTTTTACTGTTACTGGTATCTGATTTAGTGTTTGGCGTATTTGATATTATTGCAGCGTTAAAACCAGCAAGCACATTAGCCGCAATAATGATTGTGGTGACGTTAAGTGTCAGTCTCTCTATTTTAAAAAAAGGGAATCCGTTGGCAAAATACTTCTTATTTGGTCACGGTTTGTTTTTCACTTTTAACCTATTAGCCATCGGCTATTATAAAGGCCTATTACCAAATACTTATGTGACAAGTCACGGTGTCGGCATTGGCATTATGCTCGAATCATTTATGTTAGCGTTTATTATTTCGTACCGTATTCGTGTGTTAGAGCGCATAGAAAAGCAACAGGCAGCGCTGCAAGTGCAAGCAAATACCGACCCGCTAACGCAACTTTATAATCGACGTTACTTTGACCAAGCTACCGAAGCGGTATTAACTGATGATACGCGAACCCGTCCTGTTTGTATTGCCATTGCTGATATTGATTTTTTTAAGAAGTTTAACGACAAATACGGACACCAAGTAGGTGATGAAGTACTTGTGGTTTTTGCCGATATATTGCAAAAATTCACGCCAGATAATGCCATCGTCGCGCGACTTGGCGGTGAAGAATTTATCATTGCCCTGCCTAATCACAGCGAAAGCCAAGCATTTGCCTTAATTGATAAAGTACGCAAGCAAATCGAAAGCACCATCATTAGCTCGCATACACATGATGCCTTATCAATAACGGCAAGCTTTGGTGTGTGTGAAATTGAGTCATTACTGAAACCAGCCATTATTAATGCTGACAAAGCACTTTACCGTGCAAAAGAAAATGGGCGAAATCAGGTAATGCCTTTTAGTACGCTGAGCGAACCTAGATTATCGTTACAAACACAATAA
- a CDS encoding M13 family metallopeptidase has translation MKKSILAVALATAFLGGCGDQQADTAKVEKEQQAKAPVASKTATQTKAELGSFGVDLTARNLDVKPGDDFFMYASGTWYDNYVMPADKTRFGAFTALAERSEKQVKEIIDDITSRKDLNAEEQMIADFYNAYMDVETINKKGITPIQGLLDEIGSVKNTDDLTRIFGNAWLTSVSSPIGGGMWFNRLDPNQYEMSMGAGGLGLPDRSYYLEDSERFAKTRDAYVAHIASALKFAGVDNTEERAKAILALETKIAEGHWPREKRRNRDLTLNQIKRTDLAKEYPGFNWDLYFEQTGYKVPQLNMAQPEPIKAMISLINGEDINVWKDYLTFHAIRGNASLLSEEIYANNFEFFGKELSGQQEPRPRWKRAIGAMSGTESMGFAIGKVYVKRYFPESSKAQMAELVENLRTALGERIDGLDWMGAETKVNAKAKLAAFNPKIGYPDVWQEFDGLKIAKDDLMGNVRNTRQFFRAESAAKELEKTDRNRWGMTPQRVNAYYNSSFNEIVFPAAILQPPFFDPNADAAVNYGAIGAVIGHEMGHGFDDQGSKSDANGIQRNWWTDSDRAAFEAKADKLAEQYSKYEPIPDNFVNGRNSLGENIGDVGGLAMAYHAYKLSLNGKEAEVIDGLTGDQRFFLAWAQVWKEKRTEQSMLNQLRAGTHAPGRFRALAPRNHDAWYKAFDVKEGDALYLKPEERVRIW, from the coding sequence ATGAAAAAATCAATTCTTGCAGTTGCACTTGCAACTGCGTTTCTTGGTGGTTGTGGTGACCAACAAGCTGATACCGCTAAAGTAGAAAAAGAACAACAAGCGAAAGCACCTGTAGCCTCAAAAACAGCAACACAAACTAAAGCTGAACTTGGCAGCTTTGGGGTTGATCTGACTGCTCGTAATTTAGATGTGAAACCAGGTGACGACTTCTTTATGTACGCAAGTGGCACATGGTACGACAACTATGTAATGCCAGCGGATAAAACGCGCTTTGGTGCGTTTACTGCGCTAGCTGAACGCAGTGAAAAACAAGTTAAAGAAATCATCGACGATATCACAAGCCGTAAAGACCTAAATGCAGAAGAGCAAATGATTGCTGATTTCTACAATGCGTATATGGATGTTGAAACAATCAACAAAAAAGGCATTACGCCAATCCAAGGTTTACTTGATGAAATTGGTTCAGTTAAAAACACGGATGACTTAACGCGTATCTTTGGTAATGCGTGGCTAACAAGTGTGTCATCACCGATTGGCGGTGGCATGTGGTTTAACCGTTTAGACCCGAATCAATATGAAATGTCGATGGGCGCTGGCGGTTTAGGTTTACCAGATCGTTCATATTACCTTGAAGACAGTGAGCGTTTTGCTAAGACACGTGACGCATACGTTGCGCACATTGCAAGTGCACTTAAGTTTGCTGGCGTTGACAACACAGAAGAGCGCGCAAAAGCAATTTTAGCGCTTGAAACTAAAATTGCCGAAGGCCATTGGCCACGTGAAAAGCGTCGTAATCGCGATTTAACATTAAACCAAATTAAGCGTACCGACCTTGCAAAAGAATACCCTGGTTTTAACTGGGATCTGTATTTTGAACAAACAGGTTATAAAGTACCGCAGCTAAATATGGCTCAGCCAGAACCAATCAAAGCCATGATTTCACTGATTAACGGTGAAGACATTAACGTTTGGAAAGATTACCTAACGTTTCATGCGATCCGTGGTAATGCAAGCCTACTTTCTGAAGAAATCTATGCAAATAATTTCGAATTCTTCGGTAAAGAATTAAGTGGTCAACAAGAGCCGCGTCCACGCTGGAAGCGTGCAATTGGTGCAATGTCAGGCACTGAATCAATGGGCTTTGCAATTGGTAAAGTATACGTAAAGCGTTACTTCCCTGAGTCATCAAAAGCACAAATGGCTGAGCTTGTAGAAAACCTTCGCACTGCACTTGGTGAGCGTATCGATGGTTTAGACTGGATGGGCGCCGAAACTAAGGTAAACGCAAAAGCGAAACTTGCAGCATTTAACCCTAAAATTGGTTACCCAGATGTATGGCAAGAGTTCGACGGCCTGAAAATCGCAAAAGATGATTTAATGGGTAATGTGCGTAACACGCGTCAATTCTTCCGTGCAGAAAGTGCAGCAAAAGAGCTAGAAAAAACAGATCGTAATCGTTGGGGCATGACACCACAGCGCGTAAATGCATACTACAACAGCTCGTTTAATGAGATTGTATTCCCAGCTGCTATCTTACAGCCGCCATTCTTTGATCCAAACGCTGACGCGGCCGTTAACTATGGTGCGATTGGTGCGGTAATTGGTCACGAAATGGGTCACGGTTTTGATGATCAGGGTTCGAAATCTGACGCTAACGGTATTCAACGTAACTGGTGGACTGATTCAGACCGTGCTGCTTTTGAAGCAAAAGCAGACAAATTAGCTGAACAATACAGCAAGTACGAACCAATTCCTGATAACTTTGTAAACGGTCGTAACAGCTTAGGTGAAAACATCGGTGATGTGGGCGGCCTTGCAATGGCTTATCACGCGTATAAATTAAGCCTTAACGGTAAAGAAGCCGAAGTGATTGATGGCTTAACAGGCGATCAGCGTTTCTTCTTAGCGTGGGCACAAGTGTGGAAAGAAAAACGCACTGAGCAAAGCATGCTAAACCAATTGCGCGCGGGTACTCACGCACCAGGTCGTTTCCGTGCACTTGCGCCACGTAACCATGATGCTTGGTACAAAGCGTTTGATGTAAAAGAAGGTGATGCACTTTACCTTAAACCAGAAGAGCGTGTTCGCATCTGGTAA
- the nhaD gene encoding sodium:proton antiporter NhaD has protein sequence MLFTPTSMAASTVGSPLDLTASTLGYICIAIFVLAYAFVMLEEKLHMRKSKPVLVAAGLIWILIGSYYVNNDLPGITEAAFRHNLLEFAELMLFLLVAMTYINALEERRVFDALRAWMIRKGFSYPVLFWLTGWLSFFISPIADNLTTALLMCAVVMKVAEGDKKFINLCCINIVIAANAGGAFSPFGDITTLMVWQAGKVEFLEFFALFLPSVVNYLVPAAIMSFFVERKQPAAAQVDVELKRGAIRILCLFLLTVTTAVLCHSLLHLPPVLGMMMGLGYLQFFGYFLRMTLPGSLARKKALAESKGDERRLKSLGSVVPFDVFAKVSRAEWDTLLFFYGIVVCVGGLGFLGYLTLMSEALYGGMSATTANVLLGMISAVIDNIPVMFAVLAMSPELSHGQWLLITLTAGVGGSLLSIGSAAGVALMGQARGYYTFFGHLKWAPVIALGYAASILVHLWVNSELFTIYT, from the coding sequence ATGCTGTTTACTCCGACTTCAATGGCCGCCTCCACGGTCGGCTCTCCTCTTGATTTAACTGCGAGCACGCTGGGCTACATCTGTATCGCAATTTTCGTTTTAGCATACGCATTTGTGATGCTTGAAGAAAAATTACATATGCGTAAGTCCAAGCCAGTACTGGTTGCCGCAGGTTTGATTTGGATTTTAATTGGTAGTTATTACGTAAATAATGACTTGCCAGGGATCACAGAAGCTGCGTTTAGACACAACTTGCTAGAATTTGCCGAGTTGATGTTGTTCCTATTAGTTGCCATGACCTACATTAATGCACTTGAAGAGCGTAGAGTATTTGATGCATTGCGCGCGTGGATGATCCGTAAAGGCTTTAGTTATCCTGTGCTTTTTTGGTTAACTGGTTGGTTATCATTCTTTATCTCGCCAATTGCAGACAACTTAACCACCGCACTACTCATGTGTGCTGTGGTAATGAAAGTGGCTGAAGGCGACAAGAAGTTTATTAATTTGTGCTGTATTAACATTGTTATTGCAGCTAATGCGGGTGGCGCATTTAGTCCATTTGGCGATATTACAACACTTATGGTGTGGCAAGCAGGCAAAGTCGAATTCCTTGAATTCTTTGCGTTATTCTTACCGTCAGTAGTTAATTACCTTGTACCAGCTGCGATTATGAGCTTCTTTGTTGAGCGTAAACAGCCAGCTGCAGCGCAAGTAGATGTTGAACTAAAGCGCGGCGCCATCCGCATCTTATGCCTATTTTTACTTACCGTAACCACAGCTGTATTGTGTCATAGCCTACTTCACTTACCACCAGTACTTGGCATGATGATGGGTCTAGGTTATTTACAATTCTTTGGTTATTTCCTGCGTATGACATTACCAGGCTCTCTTGCACGTAAAAAAGCGCTTGCTGAAAGTAAAGGCGATGAAAGACGCTTAAAATCATTGGGTAGCGTAGTACCGTTTGATGTATTTGCTAAAGTATCACGCGCAGAGTGGGACACCTTATTATTCTTCTACGGCATCGTGGTGTGTGTTGGCGGTCTTGGTTTCTTGGGCTATTTAACATTAATGTCTGAAGCGCTATACGGCGGTATGTCAGCAACGACGGCAAACGTATTACTGGGGATGATTTCTGCGGTTATCGATAACATTCCAGTCATGTTTGCAGTACTTGCCATGTCGCCTGAATTATCACACGGTCAGTGGTTATTAATTACGCTTACAGCAGGCGTGGGCGGTAGCTTGTTATCAATTGGTTCTGCGGCGGGTGTGGCATTAATGGGTCAGGCGCGTGGTTACTATACCTTCTTTGGTCATTTAAAATGGGCACCGGTGATTGCGCTTGGTTATGCCGCAAGTATTTTGGTGCATTTATGGGTTAACTCTGAGTTATTTACCATTTATACCTAA
- a CDS encoding LysR family transcriptional regulator, which translates to MHNLNDMMVFLAVVESGSFTAAAQRLAMPKANVSRKIAKLESTLGITLLERTTRSQKLTEAGKHYIAHCKRIYEEAALANAVIDKARNTVSGEIKIGASVSIGQEILKPKITEFLSQYPELSLQLNLTNQRVDLVEGGFDMLVRIGKLEDSNLIAKKLGCATRGLYASPKYLNALATKPEIKSLDTLNWLVMSSSISVSGITLLNKRQTQEVSFSPKLVVDDFSVIKQACIDGLGITALPNYMCQDDVNSGRLVKVLPNWQLTPSDMYAIYPRNRINLPKIKILLQFLESVFTEKLAC; encoded by the coding sequence ATGCATAACTTAAATGACATGATGGTGTTTCTTGCTGTGGTAGAAAGTGGTAGCTTTACCGCTGCAGCACAAAGGTTAGCAATGCCAAAAGCTAACGTCAGTCGAAAAATAGCAAAACTAGAGTCAACCTTAGGTATTACCTTACTTGAAAGAACCACGCGTTCGCAAAAATTAACAGAAGCGGGCAAGCACTACATAGCGCACTGCAAACGTATTTATGAAGAAGCAGCACTAGCCAATGCGGTGATTGATAAGGCACGAAATACAGTTTCGGGTGAAATAAAAATCGGTGCATCTGTGTCGATTGGTCAAGAGATTTTAAAGCCCAAGATCACTGAGTTTTTATCTCAATATCCCGAGCTTTCATTGCAACTTAATTTAACTAATCAACGTGTCGACTTAGTTGAAGGTGGATTTGATATGTTAGTGCGCATTGGCAAGCTTGAGGATTCGAACTTAATAGCTAAAAAGTTAGGCTGCGCGACCCGAGGGTTGTACGCAAGTCCAAAATACTTAAACGCGTTAGCAACTAAACCCGAGATTAAATCTCTAGACACATTAAATTGGCTCGTGATGAGCAGCAGTATTAGCGTGTCAGGCATTACGCTATTAAATAAACGTCAGACACAGGAAGTTAGCTTTTCGCCCAAACTGGTTGTTGATGACTTTAGTGTGATTAAGCAAGCGTGTATTGACGGGCTAGGTATAACCGCCTTACCCAATTATATGTGTCAAGATGATGTAAACTCTGGGCGTTTGGTTAAGGTATTACCAAATTGGCAATTGACGCCGTCAGATATGTACGCGATTTATCCTAGAAACCGTATAAACTTACCAAAAATAAAAATATTACTGCAGTTTTTAGAAAGTGTATTTACTGAAAAATTAGCGTGCTAG
- a CDS encoding pirin family protein, which produces MQVLTRNELPLGGFAGLVEHRFVTDSRLFGSRKSPLTFEGLGQFVYLADAKFNPFGETTMHPHKEIDVITIMLDGQVTHEGSLEHGKSLQAGDAQVQRAGGEGFSHNEINPNSSTNRLLQLWALPETFGEPAAYKYYKTDKRGITHIYGGDKTQNATFDSKTHIYIVKLAAGESYRADTETLAYVYKGNLNVETTERQIVATDGTLVRTKHATFSALTPSEFVVINHVE; this is translated from the coding sequence ATGCAAGTATTAACACGTAATGAATTACCACTTGGTGGGTTTGCTGGTTTAGTTGAGCATCGTTTTGTCACGGATAGTCGATTATTCGGTTCACGTAAATCACCGTTAACATTCGAAGGATTGGGTCAATTTGTTTATCTGGCTGATGCCAAATTTAACCCATTTGGTGAAACCACAATGCACCCCCATAAAGAGATAGACGTCATCACTATTATGCTAGATGGACAAGTCACCCACGAAGGTTCATTAGAGCACGGTAAAAGTTTGCAAGCGGGTGATGCGCAAGTACAGCGCGCTGGTGGTGAAGGCTTTTCACACAATGAAATAAACCCAAATTCGTCAACTAATCGTTTATTACAATTATGGGCGTTGCCAGAAACATTCGGCGAACCCGCAGCGTATAAATACTATAAAACAGACAAACGAGGCATTACACATATCTATGGCGGTGATAAAACTCAAAACGCTACGTTTGATAGTAAAACCCATATTTACATCGTTAAACTCGCCGCTGGCGAAAGCTACCGTGCTGACACAGAAACATTAGCATATGTCTACAAGGGTAACCTTAATGTTGAAACCACGGAGCGACAAATAGTGGCAACTGATGGCACACTTGTACGTACTAAACACGCGACCTTTAGCGCACTAACACCGAGCGAGTTCGTAGTAATAAATCACGTAGAATAG
- the yegD gene encoding molecular chaperone, producing MIVGFDYGSSNCAMGVLEQGVPKLVPLENGKPYLPSTLYAQHNSLIVDYVAKNLAKGDLADTYVSQRKGLLAGIPAIRSDLDLANNESGIYIGREAIDEYIEFPEEGFYVKSPKSFFGATGLKPEQIAFFEDIATAMIMAIKTRAENHLKHSLSHTVIGRPVNFQAVGGEESNQQAISILTKAAQRAGFKHVEFLYEPLAAGIDFETSLTENTKVLVVDIGGGTSDCSFVQMGPSFRENHDRSNDFLSHTGKRIGGNDLDIALSFHKLMPQFGLGTQMKSGLPMPHPLYWQACKINDIHLQSEFYSDTNHRELTRLLRDVEQPNLLSRLIKVLENKQSHQVVRQGELAKIGLSEQSTHYADLSFVESDLMQLIEHHDLSDAINDSLKQMVNLANDAICAAGTRPDVIYLTGGSAQSPLLKKALQQALGDIPMLNGDNFGSVTAGLTKWANKIFK from the coding sequence ATGATTGTTGGTTTTGATTATGGTAGTTCAAATTGCGCTATGGGTGTTTTAGAGCAAGGTGTTCCTAAGCTTGTACCGCTAGAGAATGGCAAACCGTATTTACCATCTACTTTATATGCTCAGCACAACAGTTTAATTGTTGACTATGTTGCTAAAAACTTAGCTAAGGGCGACCTGGCTGACACGTACGTTAGTCAACGAAAAGGACTGTTGGCCGGTATTCCTGCTATTCGCAGCGATCTTGATTTAGCAAATAATGAAAGCGGAATTTACATTGGCCGAGAAGCCATCGATGAGTATATAGAATTCCCCGAAGAAGGCTTTTACGTTAAATCTCCTAAATCATTTTTCGGTGCAACCGGGTTAAAACCAGAGCAAATTGCATTTTTTGAAGACATTGCTACAGCCATGATTATGGCAATCAAAACCCGCGCCGAAAACCATTTAAAACATAGTTTATCGCATACGGTAATTGGTCGCCCAGTTAACTTTCAAGCCGTTGGCGGAGAAGAAAGCAATCAACAAGCGATTAGTATATTAACCAAAGCAGCTCAGCGAGCAGGGTTTAAACACGTAGAATTCTTGTATGAGCCACTGGCTGCTGGTATCGACTTTGAAACCTCCCTCACTGAAAATACTAAAGTGCTGGTGGTTGATATTGGCGGTGGTACGTCGGATTGCTCATTCGTGCAAATGGGTCCATCGTTTCGCGAAAACCATGATCGCAGCAACGACTTTCTTTCGCATACAGGTAAACGTATTGGCGGAAACGATTTAGACATCGCTCTAAGTTTTCATAAATTGATGCCGCAATTTGGTTTAGGAACACAAATGAAATCGGGTTTACCTATGCCACATCCACTTTATTGGCAAGCGTGTAAAATCAACGATATTCATTTGCAAAGTGAGTTTTACAGCGATACAAATCATCGCGAATTAACGCGTTTATTACGTGATGTAGAGCAGCCAAATTTACTTTCGCGTTTAATTAAAGTGCTTGAAAATAAACAATCTCATCAAGTCGTTAGGCAAGGGGAGTTGGCGAAAATTGGTTTATCGGAACAGAGCACGCATTATGCAGATCTTTCGTTTGTTGAATCTGATCTTATGCAGTTAATTGAACATCATGATTTGAGCGATGCGATTAATGACAGTTTAAAGCAAATGGTGAATCTTGCGAACGACGCAATTTGTGCAGCCGGTACCCGCCCAGATGTGATTTACCTAACTGGCGGTAGTGCACAATCGCCATTACTCAAAAAGGCATTACAACAGGCTTTGGGTGATATCCCAATGTTAAATGGTGACAACTTTGGTAGTGTAACTGCTGGTTTAACGAAGTGGGCGAATAAAATCTTTAAATAA
- a CDS encoding endonuclease/exonuclease/phosphatase family protein: MSSLSATYYWLDLVTSFIPHLLMLSLGLSLILIFIKPKLASNIAVITFTTLLINLPINLSFNYYSDPSITVSQLNLNYYNADIESVYNILGNEGSDITALFEVNDTDRARFIALRGDYFDYGSAEIEGFPDGIGVITKFPILQRITHSVFENSVRGVIVELHLAVEHEKLRVFALHPPSPRNQKLWHKRNMMLLYLTNLLNQHHDIKHTLVLGDFNTGPLSQHFTRVERFNTCYQLAGHYASWSPVKLPQPLYSIFGLTIDHCLLSDSLLLDTLTTQYIPGSDHAMLKYNIVLPKQ; this comes from the coding sequence ATGTCATCGCTTTCAGCCACTTATTATTGGCTTGATTTAGTGACAAGTTTTATTCCACACCTATTGATGCTGAGCCTTGGCTTATCGTTGATACTCATTTTTATAAAGCCAAAATTAGCATCTAACATCGCTGTAATTACATTCACCACATTGTTAATTAATCTACCTATAAATCTTTCATTTAATTACTACAGCGACCCCAGCATTACGGTTAGCCAACTTAACCTTAATTATTACAATGCTGACATTGAAAGCGTTTACAACATACTTGGCAACGAAGGTAGCGATATAACAGCACTATTTGAAGTGAATGATACTGATCGCGCACGCTTTATCGCGCTGCGTGGAGATTACTTTGATTATGGCTCTGCCGAAATTGAAGGGTTTCCAGATGGTATCGGTGTCATTACTAAATTCCCAATTTTGCAACGTATCACTCACTCAGTTTTTGAAAACAGCGTACGGGGTGTTATTGTTGAACTGCATTTAGCCGTAGAACATGAAAAATTACGTGTATTTGCTTTGCACCCACCCTCGCCGCGTAATCAAAAATTGTGGCATAAACGCAATATGATGTTGTTGTACTTAACAAACCTATTAAACCAACACCATGACATTAAACACACATTAGTATTAGGAGATTTTAATACCGGACCTTTGTCACAACACTTTACCCGTGTTGAGCGTTTCAACACTTGCTATCAATTAGCTGGCCATTATGCATCTTGGTCACCTGTTAAATTACCGCAGCCGTTATATTCGATTTTTGGACTTACCATTGACCACTGCTTATTAAGTGACTCACTATTACTCGATACATTAACCACCCAATATATCCCGGGTAGTGACCATGCTATGTTGAAATATAACATTGTATTACCAAAGCAATAA
- a CDS encoding DUF2986 domain-containing protein, with translation MNRRKKIYEKLKKKDKKANEKLNKNNKPKYISKAEREKLAQTTPDNNQSED, from the coding sequence ATGAACCGTCGCAAAAAAATTTATGAAAAGCTGAAAAAGAAAGACAAGAAAGCAAACGAAAAGCTGAATAAAAATAATAAGCCAAAATACATCTCGAAAGCAGAGCGTGAAAAACTGGCACAAACGACACCTGACAACAATCAGTCAGAAGACTAG